The region AGAAGAACGCGAAGACGATCAAGATCGTCCAGTTCATCGCCCACCCTCCTGCTTTGTGACCTTATACACGAATGCCGTCAAGATCACGCCGATGATGAGCCAAACGAACTGGTAGAAATAGAAGTATGGGATCCCCCACACCGCCGGTTCTGCGCGAGAGTAGAACGCGGGCCAGAGCAACGCGATGAACGGAAGCAACAGCAGGAGGTACCACGGGCTGAACACGGGGTGCGCAGCGCGGTGCGTGCGTGACGCCGACAGGTCCGAACCTCTCTTCATGGCATGCCCCCTTCTTCGTATCACGCCATGCGATGCGGCCGATCAAGCGGTCTGCGCGACCGACATACACCGCGGGGCCCCGCGACTCCTGGCGCCGGGTCCGCCGGGCCTGACGCCGGGGCCCGCGATCGCTCCGTCCCAGCGACCGTCGCCCGAGGTGTGGTGCCCCATGCGCGCCGAAGTACCATCGCACGCCCGCGATCACAAGGAGGCGAGCTAGGGATGCCCCAGCCCGCGTTGACGCTCGATCAGGCGCTTGCGATCACGTTCACGGCCGGGCACGCGTGGTCGCCCGGCGGTCGGTTAATCGGCTTCATCCACGACGACGGCGGCCGGTTCTCGCTGCGGGTCGCGTCGCCGGACACGGAGGACGCCACCCAGATCTCCGAAGGCGACGTGCCGGTCACGGCGTTCGCGTGGGCGCCGGACGGCGCGATCGGCTACGTCCAGGACGGCCGCCTGTTACTGGCGCGGGCGCAGGGAGGATCGTCGGGCCCGAACGTCCGGTGGGCGTCCGCGGAGGCCTACGCCGGCCCCGACCCCGTCGCGGCGCTCGCCTGGGCGTTCCGCGGCTCGCTGCTGGCCTTTCACGCCGGCGGGAAGGTATGGACGCTCGATCTCCGCGGCCCGTCGCTCCGCGCGCTCGCGCTGCCGTGGCCGGTGCGCGCACTCGGCCATGAACCCCCGCTCGCGTGGTCGCCCGACGCACGGATGCTCGCCGTCACGATCCGGGACGGCGCGCAGTGGGACCTCGCCGTCGTCACGGAATCCGGTCGCGTCTTGTGGCGCACACACACCGAAGAGCTGGAGGGGCCCGCCGTGTGGCTGCGTCCGGGGCGGCTGCTGTTCGCGCGGACCTCCGTTCCATACACCGCCCGGGAGTGGCACGTCCTGGACGTGCCCGCGGACGGCAGGCCTGCGCAGGTGAGGCGGCTGCACCGCGCCGAGGAACCCGACGGGCTGGGCGCCGATTTCGCCCCGCAGCCGCATCCCGACGGGCGGCGCGCCGTCCTGGTGCTGCGGCACGAAGGCTGGTGGCACCTCTACGTGCTCGACACGGAAACCGGGACCCTCCGGGCGCTGACCGGAGGCGAGGCCGAAGACGTGGGCCACGCCGTGGACCGTCCGCGGATCAGCCCGGACGGACGGGAGGTGATCTTCTCCGCGAACCGCGTCAACCTGGGGCAGCGCCATTTGTTCAGCGCCGACCTGACGACGGGGGAGCTCCGGCAGGTCACGGGCGCGTCCGGCACGAGCGTGGAGCCCGAATGGTCGCCCTGGGGAGACCGGATCGCGTTCAAGCACAGCACGATCCATCACGCGCCCGAGATCTGGATCGTGGACCGCGGCGGCGAGGAGATGCGGCGCGTCGTCGGCGCGATGCCGCCCGGGGTCGACCCCGGGCGGTTCCCGCTGCCGAAGGCGGCGACGATCCGGGGCGCGCACGATTGGGAGATCCCGGGATATCTGCTGACCCCGGAACCGCTCGAGCCCGGGCGGCGCTACCCCGCGCTCGTGTACGTCCACGGCGGCGGTATGCGCCAGATGCGCGAAGGGTTTCCGCCGCTCGAAGCATATGCGTTCCACTACGCCGTGTCGCTCTGGCTGACCGGACTCGGCGTGGTGTCCTACCTCGTCAACTACCGTGGCGGCATCGGGTACGGCCGCGCGTTCGAGCAGGGCAACTCGGGCGGTCTCGGCGTCCTCGAGTGCCAAGATTGCGTGCGC is a window of bacterium DNA encoding:
- a CDS encoding prolyl oligopeptidase family serine peptidase, producing MPQPALTLDQALAITFTAGHAWSPGGRLIGFIHDDGGRFSLRVASPDTEDATQISEGDVPVTAFAWAPDGAIGYVQDGRLLLARAQGGSSGPNVRWASAEAYAGPDPVAALAWAFRGSLLAFHAGGKVWTLDLRGPSLRALALPWPVRALGHEPPLAWSPDARMLAVTIRDGAQWDLAVVTESGRVLWRTHTEELEGPAVWLRPGRLLFARTSVPYTAREWHVLDVPADGRPAQVRRLHRAEEPDGLGADFAPQPHPDGRRAVLVLRHEGWWHLYVLDTETGTLRALTGGEAEDVGHAVDRPRISPDGREVIFSANRVNLGQRHLFSADLTTGELRQVTGASGTSVEPEWSPWGDRIAFKHSTIHHAPEIWIVDRGGEEMRRVVGAMPPGVDPGRFPLPKAATIRGAHDWEIPGYLLTPEPLEPGRRYPALVYVHGGGMRQMREGFPPLEAYAFHYAVSLWLTGLGVVSYLVNYRGGIGYGRAFEQGNSGGLGVLECQDCVRAGEYLKSLPFVDPERVGIWGLSYGGWLTLASLCRSPETFALGVNFAGLWDFGRWMAWAKEAYRPPYDYFLGRARGTRAESPDVWRNASPRHLIERMRAPLINFHGTADAAVPFEQLDLIVEDCVRHGKRFETHYYPGETHLFTHRATWRDALRKFEAALRTYLGVTE
- a CDS encoding DUF3311 domain-containing protein; protein product: MKRGSDLSASRTHRAAHPVFSPWYLLLLLPFIALLWPAFYSRAEPAVWGIPYFYFYQFVWLIIGVILTAFVYKVTKQEGGR